Part of the Parambassis ranga chromosome 16, fParRan2.1, whole genome shotgun sequence genome, ACTGCAGTGCAGCATGCATCCACTCACAATGGCAGAGACCAGCCAGAGAAAAAGGGGGGAGAAAAACAACGTAAGGATTGTTTTACAGCAGTCCTCACCAAGTCAGGACtcatttttacaataaataaacaacatataTCAACATAAACAACCCAATATGTATGAAATGTTACAAGTTTTATTCATGTACAGTGAAGGAAAGTGAGTGACAGATGTCAACTCTGTAAGAACTTATCATCATTTCTACGGAATCAGATTGAACAGCAttcattttcatcttttctttttaatatagATTTGCAAGAAGCTTTTGTGCAGAAGCAAGTACAGCTACATCCTTTTATATAACCAAGTCGAGGCAAAGAAAAAAGGCTGCGGGTAGAGAGGGAAAAACAAAGAGGCAAAGAGATTTAGAAATTCATTTTTGAAATTCAAGAAGAAATTTGTGCAAGAAAACAAAGACGTCCACAGTAACACAGGTCATGGTTGGTGAAGCAGATTTTAAGGTTCTGGATGGAGAAAAATCTGCAAAGGGAAGTCTTCTTCGGCAGCTACTGCTGACGTGCCCCTGAGCAAGGCACTTAACCTCCTAACTCTAACAGCACAATCAACAACAGACGGCGGCAGTTACATCAGGATCCATCCCAGTTTGAATTTGTGCAACTGCATCAACAAAAATGTAGGAGAATGTGTAACGCTGCACACTAATGAAAGTATGATATCGCAGTGGTCGCAGTTTATGTTCTCCCCTGTGAGTCTTTATGATTTTCATCCCACACATCCACTGCAGGGCATCCGTGTGTTTCCCTCTCTCCGGCATCACAGTGATAATTAAAACCAGCCAGTGTTCAAAGACTCACTGGTTTCATTCTCATTACAGAGATACACTGTATCAACATATCTCTGTGAATGATGTGccttgaaacaaacaaacaaacaaacaaaaaaaatatggcTGTTTTTGATGAGCAGGTCCTTCTGGTATAAAAGCATCTTAACAGTATTTGAAAAAGtggttattttttattcttaGAGGTTGGCTCACTTACAAATATCAGGTGGGTCAATAATTTAGTGATTTTAATTGCTTTTTTAAATCaagttttatatttgtttagcCTTTGatgcttttctttgtcttctctgACAGCTAACAATATTTTTGAGGGTTTTTGAGAATTCTTGATGCTTTTTAAAACATATCGTCATGTATTTCAAAGACACAAGCTCAGGAGTTAGCTGACTATGAAAGTAATCTTCTGCAGCTCAAGATACATTAAGGAAGCTTGGTATCATACTTTAGTCCAAACAGATTTTCAGGCACTCCAGAGACAGCATACAGTaagaaacacaaagcagagTAAGAAACAGCCACCAATTATGTTGGAGTAAAAGTAACACAGTATAGCAGAGGACCTGCAtgtcacaaacagcagcattgTTGTTTAAGTAGTAAGTGCAAATGAAACTCATACTTTCATTACTTTTGGATATATCAACAGCTATTATGAAGCTTAAAAAATATTTCTACCCTTTCTGTAAATAATACTTTGTACAGTTCAGAACGGCACACAGTGCAGGTCAGTGAAGAAGGAAGAGTACTTGAGACGTGAAAGTGAGTCAGACCTGGTGGCTGGGTGCAGGGTCAGTGCAGGACAGTGGCCAGTAGAGGGCATCAGACCCCCACATCGTCACTGGGTGTTTCCTCCTTCAAACCAGCGTGCACTGCACAGGGTGTATGCTGTTGGTTGGATGTGGTGTGCCTGTTGCAGATTCTTCATCCAAAGTGGAGTCAGACATTTTCTTGATGTGATTTGTGCCAAAGCTTCATTCACAATTTACAACAGTGAAAGTCCTTCATGTGCAATTATGTACAAGTAATAAGAAATATGTAAAAGAAGATTTCTCCTTATGATATTCCATCATCCTCTCCTGCCTGCATCTTATTACAGCACTCAAAGACAGTGTTCTGCTTTCACAATCACTCTATTGGTAActatttttaattaataatattGATAACACTACCATGACATTGTGAAACTGTATTGATGATGTAATAAATTCAGAGAAGAACATATTCAACCACATCTACCATTTGGTAAAAACGTACATAGTTCATGTATTGGCATGAAttatgtatgtaaaaaaaacgCGTGCATTCTCAGTTATTGTGATCAGTGTTTGCATTGTACATTTCCAAGTGCATACAAATTTCCCGCAGCACTGCAGTATACTGCAGCCCCTCACTCTCCCtgcatctctctccctcccttgcaTCTCCTCTGTTAACCTAAGCTCTAAAGTCTCTCTAGGAAGCACCTTTCCCCTCtcctcatttctttttcttcatctttgttTCTTTCAGTCTATCACAGTTTTTTGTATCATCCTCTTCTTCAGTCTCATTTGGTCTTTTTCATTCCTCAGTTCTTTATGCTCCAAAGCTACATTTTTTGAAAGTTGGTCTGTGATCCAGTCTCTGCATTTCCTCTCATTCACAGCTAAATGTACACTTTATGTGATAATGAAAAGTCAGTGTCCTCTCCTGAAGCTCCATCCTCCTAACATGGGGAGGCActcatgtgcacatgtgtatgATAGTGAGGGGGAGGTAGGGGTGATGGAGGCATGGCCATCGGGAGGGCTTGGCCCTGGGGATGTGAGGAGTGCGACCTGGGCAAGGTGTGAGTGGAGGTGTAGCCCGCAGATTGCTGGGGCATATGGTAGCTCCCAGCAGAGGAAGAACCGGAGGGCGGGCTTCCCTGGCCACCTGAATGGAGGTTACCTTTTTGCGGTGCTGGTGGAGTCTGGTTCAGTTGGATGGAGATGTCGCTGGAGGCCTCTGAGGTGCTACGGCCTCGCTTTGGCGGAGGCCATGAGGATTCCGGGTGAAGGAATTGCCCGGAATAATCGCTGCTCTCGGAAAGACGGGGGCGGTAGAGAGCAGGGTGGGGGCGGTACATCTCTTCCTCTGCGTAACGCTTCATGAACAGATAGACTGACAGCACACCGGCCCCCTGAGAGAGCAGGTGAGAAGAAATCGCAGTGAGAGATGAGGGGAGATTATACAGAAAAGGAATTAGCTAAACTGAGCTTACAGTCAAATCCAAATGTCAAGAAGAGACCAAAAGAAGCGGCTGGAAAATGTAGATTAAAATGAAgaagatgtgaaaatgtgtagaaaaaaaGGTGTAAGGCTGTGCTGCATGTTTTAAACTCaatttaaagttaaaataaaaagcaatgAGAGTCACACTGAACTGACTGCTGCACCACAGtaaggtgctgctgatgataggaaagaagcagaaaaggaagaaggggggaggggAGAAGGATGGAGGTGGGAAGATGAGAAGAGTATTCACATGAAACAGCACCATGCATGGATTCACACATGAGCACAGATGTACATAAACCCTGCAGTGCTGCATCACAAACGCTGCTACCTCACATTATCTCCAGAACACACACCATCTAACCTGCAGgaatctacacacacatacacacagagtgatTCTAGACTGACCTCTTTGAGTAAGAAGGAAGAGGCAGCAAAGGCGAAGGACCAGCCATAGTGATAATTGAAGAACTGTTCAGGCTCCCTGGGCCGGTTCATCACCTCATCATTAATACTGGAGATGTAGAGCACCAGGCCCACCACCAGACTGAGGCCTGCACCAGCACATTAGcaatgacagagagacagagaggcagatacAGTACAAGAGGTCATTATATAGCCATTCAGACAGCTGTACCAGAGAGAGAGCATGATAAAGAgacaccacagagagagagggagagggagagagagagtcataGTAACAGACAGGATCATTTATATcaattaaaaatatgttttagaCTAAATGCTATTTCCAAAAGTTTAAATAATTGACCTGTTTACCATAATAAACTACAGGCTAAATGATGagttgttttagtttagtttagtatGCTTGAGATAATGGGAATAATAAGGATACCAATGAGAATTGCTTAACAAATGAGTGACTCATGATGATTTAATACATTAATGACTGCAGGATGGACGATGGTTTCTGTTGCTCAGCATGAACTAATGATCAAGTCACTGTGAATGGGAAGTCCCAGTTACATCCTCACTGAGTGGAGACATGTTCAGATGGCAGGTGTTGACTCGCTTTTAGTTTGTTGTAGAGAAAGGAACCAGTGTGGCCTGCAGACATCAAATTTAAATTAAACCATTcagttttcttaaaaaaaattcaTTAACAAATTGCATAaaaatttgaaaaaagaaaaggaacaaTTCTTTTATTGTGGCTTTATAGAGTTCTTTTAGTTATAGTTTGAACTAATGCAGCATACTGTAAAACCTTTGCATGTTAAAATGGAAATTTACTACGTGAGAAAAGCAGATGTGGCTTTTAAAAGTGAATGAATGATGCTTTTCACCCAGAAGCAACCCATACAACATTAAAACTCCTTTTTTTCCAGGAGAATGTACATGCTCTGCACTGccttaaaaatgttaaatgcaTGAGACATGACATATGGACAACATCAAAGAATCAATATTCAAAAAAAGCTGCAAGCTGTAAAGCActgaatatgaatatttttaGCTTTCACTGCATCATTCAAATGTACCACAGGGCTGTCAAATGGCTGTGCCCGTTTTGCATAAATGGTATGGTCTAAGAGATTTTGTTGTCAGTTTTAAATTGAAAAGGCATGGAAGATGCACAAACCATGCTGCTGTCAATCCTGCAAGGGAAGAACATCTTTACCTAAGAGCAGAGAActggcagagacacacacatgcagtgtgcaTGCGTGCACaagatgtctgtgttttgttaagGAAGAGAGCAACATAAGCCTCCAACCACGCTTGAACATCTGTGCCATCATGCTGAGTTTACATCCTGCACTCAATGCTGCAACATTCACCAACCTAAGCTCCAACAGTGACCACAGACCACCACAGCCAGAGTAATAATACACTCTGAATGAAGGACAGAAGATGGGGTGAGGGAGGGTGTTTAGAGAGAGAGCGGATTACTGCAGCAAAATATGTAAAAGAGGCTTGGTGCAATTGCTACTTAATATTGCTCTACTATCAAAAAATCACATGAGGATAAAGACTGCGACACTTCCAGCACAGGCTATAAACATTATGTAACCTCTATTACATAATGCCTATAATTTTGCTACACCCCTTGCTATTACAGGGTCACCCTTGTGTCCCTACAATAGCATGTCAGAGCTGTCGGATGCTCATCTgatccctgctgctgcttcctcacaAAACTGTCAGGAGAAGAAGCAATCGTCACAGAACATAAGCTCCAATTTGGTCCCTGACTGTCTTTGCTGCACAAACAGGAGGCACAAGAAATGGGAGCATTACAGCCATCTGCTGTTCAAGAAGGTTAACTACATCACTGCTGCCGACACTGCTCAgattttggatgtttttttttcttctcatacACCAAGAAAATGCCTTCTCCTAATCAAAACTCTCTCCCTACAGGAAACTAACCCTGTGACCTTTTTCTGATGACAGCCTGTATCACACACTAAAAATAGAGCCGTGATGGAGTGTCATCACCTGTgatacaggaaacacacacacagggcttgCTGTAATCAATCACAGAGTGAAGGAATGGTGACAGCAAGACATGAATAATGAGCCCCAcctgagaggatgaagaagatgcCGGACACAAAGGCCAGGATGGTGCGCTGAGGCCGGATGTGTCCAATGTTACTGATGACAAAGGCAGTGAAGACGAAGAGCAGTGACACCATCGGGAAGGGTGTGGCTGTGCGCACCATCTCTGTTGGAGAAGAGAGGTCACAGTTAGATCACAGTAAATGCCCTTTAACTCTCAGAGGGAGGTGAATGatgatgttgctgctgcttctttaatAAGTATACTTAATAATGTAGAG contains:
- the cacng7b gene encoding voltage-dependent calcium channel gamma-7 subunit isoform X2, which translates into the protein MSSCSSRALTILSTVFGACGLLLVGVAVSTDYWLIMVEGIILQQNQSMEVKMALHSGLWRVCFVAGSENGRCVASEYFTEPDIEITTENTANILKMVRTATPFPMVSLLFVFTAFVISNIGHIRPQRTILAFVSGIFFILSGLSLVVGLVLYISSINDEVMNRPREPEQFFNYHYGWSFAFAASSFLLKEGAGVLSVYLFMKRYAEEEMYRPHPALYRPRLSESSDYSGQFLHPESSWPPPKRGRSTSEASSDISIQLNQTPPAPQKGNLHSGGQGSPPSGSSSAGSYHMPQQSAGYTSTHTLPRSHSSHPQGQALPMAMPPSPLPPPHYHTHVHMSASPC
- the cacng7b gene encoding voltage-dependent calcium channel gamma-7 subunit isoform X1, with amino-acid sequence MSSCSSRALTILSTVFGACGLLLVGVAVSTDYWLIMVEGIILQQNQSMEVKMALHSGLWRVCFVAGSENGRCVASEYFTEPDIEITTENTANILKMVRTATPFPMVSLLFVFTAFVISNIGHIRPQRTILAFVSGIFFILSGLSLVVGLVLYISSINDEVMNRPREPEQFFNYHYGWSFAFAASSFLLKEGAGVLSVYLFMKRYAEEEMYRPHPALYRPRLSESSDYSGQFLHPESSWPPPKRGRSTSEASSDISIQLNQTPPAPQTPLPPPHYHTHVHMSASPC